The following are encoded together in the Desulfobacterales bacterium genome:
- the epmA gene encoding EF-P lysine aminoacylase EpmA, with the protein MTPYRQTHIRENLRLRAGILQLVRRFFNNNHFLEVETPIRLSTPAPERHIEPIPCGSWWLQPSPELFMKRLLSAGYARIFQICKCFRHRERGRNHLSEFTMLEWYCAGIDYFDFMDQCEGLVRTVAHGLGTPDTLHYQNHTVDISAPWSRMSVADAFSRWAKLTPEAALAQDRFEEIMVNDIEPMLGFDKPTFLYDYPAACGSLARLDPLRSDVAQRFELYICGLELCNAFVELTDPVEQRVRFEDERSAMARAGKTCHALPEAFLSALGDMPEAAGNAMGIDRLVMIFADTRCIDDVVAFTPEES; encoded by the coding sequence GTGACCCCATACAGGCAAACCCATATTCGGGAAAATCTTCGGCTTCGCGCTGGAATATTACAACTGGTTCGGCGGTTTTTTAACAACAACCACTTTCTCGAAGTCGAAACCCCAATCCGTTTATCTACCCCGGCGCCCGAACGGCACATCGAACCCATCCCTTGCGGATCATGGTGGTTGCAGCCGTCCCCCGAGCTTTTTATGAAGCGCCTGCTTTCCGCCGGATATGCGCGTATTTTTCAAATCTGCAAATGTTTTCGACACCGGGAACGAGGGCGCAACCATCTGAGCGAATTTACGATGCTGGAATGGTATTGCGCCGGGATTGACTATTTTGATTTCATGGACCAGTGTGAAGGGTTGGTTCGGACCGTTGCTCACGGCCTCGGTACGCCGGATACCCTTCATTATCAGAACCATACCGTCGATATCAGCGCCCCGTGGTCGCGCATGTCAGTGGCGGATGCCTTTTCCCGCTGGGCAAAGCTGACACCCGAGGCGGCCCTGGCGCAAGATCGATTCGAGGAAATCATGGTCAACGACATCGAGCCGATGCTGGGATTCGATAAACCGACTTTTTTATATGATTACCCGGCCGCCTGCGGGTCGCTAGCCAGGCTGGACCCTTTGCGTTCCGATGTTGCCCAACGCTTCGAACTTTACATCTGCGGGCTTGAATTGTGCAATGCGTTTGTGGAATTGACTGACCCGGTGGAACAACGCGTCCGTTTTGAAGACGAACGCAGCGCTATGGCCCGCGCCGGAAAAACATGTCACGCCTTGCCGGAAGCCTTTCTTTCCGCGCTCGGGGACATGCCGGAGGCCGCCGGTAATGCGATGGGCATCGATCGGCTCGTGATGATCTTCGCTGACACTCGCTGTATCGACGATGTGGTGGCTTTCACACCGGAAGAAAGTTAA
- a CDS encoding histone deacetylase codes for MLHAKHKTGLVFFPAFDWAISPTHPEREERLLYTQDQVIEEGIFDIEGIHEFKPGLCTVEDIQRVHFCVPDVSAVTTESHFISAGGAKTIGKAVLDKKIEHGFALVRPPGHHAMRVVHGARGFCNINIEAVMIEYLRTAYNVKKVAIVDTDCHHGDGTQDIYWHDPNTLFVSMHQDGRTLYPGSGFANEMGGPTAVGTTVNIPLPPHTSEEGFLYALTDIVLPILKDFKPDLIVNSAGQDNHFTDPITNMNFSAQGYADLTRLLKPDIAVLEGGYAIEGALPYVNVGIILAMAGLDYSKVVEPDYDAEKTRQTPGIMDWIKRTGETVLGNWAQREKTKADLLSKKKLDERTRNIYYDTDNIGERQIETIRACPDCPGALKIASSSDRGVQILAVHIPIDACGECTHLGYQWYESANGADYSHIYLQDRKKDIYLVRALGK; via the coding sequence ATGTTGCACGCTAAACATAAAACCGGCCTTGTGTTTTTCCCTGCTTTTGACTGGGCTATCAGCCCCACCCATCCGGAACGGGAAGAGCGGCTTCTTTACACTCAGGATCAGGTGATTGAAGAGGGCATTTTCGATATCGAAGGAATTCATGAATTCAAGCCGGGCCTGTGCACCGTCGAAGACATTCAACGTGTCCATTTTTGTGTTCCCGATGTTTCCGCAGTGACGACCGAATCCCATTTCATCAGCGCGGGCGGCGCGAAAACCATTGGAAAAGCGGTTCTCGACAAAAAAATCGAGCACGGTTTTGCGCTGGTCCGCCCCCCGGGACACCACGCCATGCGGGTTGTTCACGGCGCCAGGGGATTTTGCAACATTAATATCGAAGCAGTCATGATCGAATACCTGCGCACCGCCTACAATGTTAAAAAAGTGGCCATCGTGGATACGGATTGCCATCATGGTGACGGCACCCAAGACATTTACTGGCATGATCCGAACACCCTCTTTGTTTCGATGCACCAGGACGGCCGAACCCTCTATCCCGGCTCTGGGTTTGCCAATGAGATGGGAGGGCCTACAGCCGTGGGAACGACCGTCAATATTCCGCTGCCGCCGCACACCTCGGAAGAAGGGTTTCTTTATGCCCTCACCGATATCGTGTTACCCATCCTAAAGGATTTCAAGCCGGATCTTATCGTCAATTCAGCCGGCCAGGACAATCATTTTACCGATCCCATCACCAATATGAATTTTTCCGCGCAAGGCTATGCGGACCTGACCCGCCTGTTAAAACCGGACATCGCGGTTTTAGAAGGCGGCTATGCCATCGAGGGCGCCTTGCCCTATGTCAATGTCGGCATCATTCTGGCCATGGCCGGCCTCGATTACAGCAAGGTCGTGGAGCCGGATTACGATGCAGAAAAAACAAGACAAACGCCCGGCATCATGGACTGGATCAAACGAACCGGTGAAACCGTTTTGGGCAATTGGGCGCAACGTGAAAAAACGAAAGCCGATTTACTGTCAAAAAAGAAGCTCGACGAACGAACGCGCAATATCTATTATGACACGGACAATATTGGTGAACGGCAGATAGAAACCATTCGCGCCTGCCCGGATTGCCCTGGCGCCTTGAAAATCGCTTCGTCCAGTGATCGTGGTGTTCAGATTCTCGCGGTTCATATTCCCATTGATGCTTGCGGGGAATGCACCCATCTCGGGTATCAGTGGTATGAATCCGCTAATGGAGCCGATTATAGCCACATTTACCTGCAGGACCGGAAAAAAGATATCTATCTCGTCCGCGCCCTGGGCAAATAA
- a CDS encoding hydantoinase/oxoprolinase family protein: protein MIIGLDVGGTHTDVVLLGKNGLIREFKIPTNQSDLFETVLTGLHQVTDGIDPNTIGRVVFSTTLTTNAIVQKETPPVGIIVTAGPGIDAALLQVSDHYHSVTGAIDHRGREIQPVNTDEIIAISRKLVTAGVHYVGVVGKFSTRNPSHELKIASLLEGQFEKVFLGHQMSGNLNFPRRIATVYLNAAVYPIHKTFFEAVQKSLVEKGILRSIKILKPDGGTMRFDSSIDYPGHTILSGPAASVMGALPYASKNVGSLVLDIGGTTTDMAVLVDGVPLLDPLGAELGGYKTLIHAMNTHSIGVGGDSFVRVIDGRLEIGPDRKGPAMAFGGLSPTPTDALFVLGLISDGNRQKSIDGLTPVAEALGTTVENAAALIHEKTCQDILDAATQMIVRINSKPVYTVHELLENYKVNPTEILVLGGPAAILSKKLEEISALTVRALPNSKVANAIGAALARTTCELTFFADTEQGICTAPEENYLKKIGKEFSNQDAVREAFELLRHKGLQMGADPDHLEMEVVENIQFNMVRGFYTTGRNIRTKVQIKPGLIHGYELFAGLETPASPS from the coding sequence ATGATAATCGGCCTGGATGTCGGCGGTACGCATACGGATGTCGTGCTTTTGGGAAAGAACGGACTGATTCGTGAATTTAAGATTCCCACCAATCAATCCGACCTGTTTGAGACGGTATTGACCGGCTTGCATCAAGTTACCGACGGGATTGATCCGAACACTATCGGGCGGGTGGTTTTCAGCACCACGCTAACCACCAATGCAATCGTCCAGAAAGAAACACCGCCTGTCGGAATAATCGTCACAGCCGGACCGGGGATTGATGCTGCTTTGCTTCAAGTTTCCGATCATTATCATTCGGTAACCGGGGCGATTGACCATCGTGGGCGCGAAATTCAACCGGTCAACACGGATGAAATTATCGCGATCTCCCGAAAACTCGTAACCGCTGGTGTGCATTATGTCGGAGTGGTCGGAAAATTCTCCACGCGCAATCCTTCTCACGAACTTAAAATAGCCTCCCTCCTGGAGGGGCAATTTGAAAAAGTTTTTTTAGGGCATCAAATGTCCGGCAATCTGAATTTCCCCAGAAGAATCGCTACGGTTTATCTCAATGCCGCCGTTTACCCGATTCATAAAACATTTTTCGAGGCCGTCCAAAAATCCCTGGTGGAAAAAGGGATCCTTAGATCGATCAAGATTCTGAAGCCTGACGGCGGTACCATGAGATTTGATTCTTCCATCGATTATCCGGGCCACACGATCCTTTCCGGACCGGCGGCCAGCGTGATGGGCGCCCTACCGTACGCATCCAAAAATGTGGGAAGTCTGGTACTCGATATCGGCGGCACTACAACCGATATGGCGGTTTTGGTTGACGGCGTTCCCCTGCTGGACCCGTTGGGCGCTGAATTGGGCGGGTATAAAACACTGATCCATGCCATGAACACTCACTCGATCGGTGTCGGCGGAGACAGCTTTGTCCGCGTGATAGATGGTCGCCTGGAGATCGGGCCGGACCGCAAGGGCCCTGCCATGGCCTTTGGCGGTTTGTCGCCCACCCCCACGGATGCGCTTTTCGTCTTGGGACTCATCTCTGATGGAAATCGCCAAAAATCCATTGACGGCCTTACGCCGGTTGCCGAAGCCTTGGGAACAACGGTCGAAAATGCAGCGGCCCTGATCCATGAGAAAACCTGCCAGGATATATTGGATGCGGCGACGCAGATGATCGTTCGCATTAATTCCAAACCGGTTTATACGGTTCACGAACTCCTCGAAAATTACAAGGTTAACCCAACTGAAATATTAGTGCTTGGCGGACCTGCGGCCATTTTGTCCAAAAAGCTTGAGGAAATAAGCGCGCTAACAGTCCGGGCCTTACCTAACAGCAAGGTAGCCAATGCCATCGGTGCTGCGCTGGCTAGAACCACCTGTGAGCTGACCTTTTTTGCCGATACCGAGCAGGGAATCTGCACGGCACCGGAAGAAAACTATCTGAAAAAAATAGGAAAAGAATTCAGCAACCAAGATGCCGTTCGGGAAGCCTTTGAGCTGCTCAGGCACAAGGGGCTGCAAATGGGCGCCGACCCGGATCACCTTGAAATGGAAGTGGTCGAAAACATTCAGTTCAACATGGTCCGTGGATTTTATACCACGGGTCGAAATATCCGCACAAAAGTTCAAATCAAGCCGGGGCTTATTCACGGCTACGAATTATTTGCGGGCCTGGAAACACCGGCATCCCCCTCTTAA
- a CDS encoding DUF523 and DUF1722 domain-containing protein, whose protein sequence is MDQAIRIGISACLLGEKVRYDGGHKKDRFLTDTLGQYVTYVPVCPEVECGLGVPRETMRLVGDIEAPRLVTTQSGIDHTAQMVTWARQRAQALESENLCGFIFKSDSPSSGMERVKVYGKSGMPVKKGVGVFARIFMAHFPFLPAEEEGRLHDPALRENFIERVFVFKRWRELLSGQKKRGELVAFHTHHKLMILAHSPAHYKEMGKLIAKIKVIPAETLYDTYQSLLMAALQLKATPAKNTNVLQHVLGYFKKQLTGDEKQELLDIISLYQKRHVPLIVPVTLINHYVQKYNQPYLKSQFFLSPHPIELNLRNHA, encoded by the coding sequence ATGGATCAGGCAATTCGAATAGGCATCAGCGCTTGCCTTCTGGGCGAAAAGGTTCGATATGACGGCGGCCACAAGAAAGACCGGTTTCTCACCGATACCTTGGGGCAATATGTAACCTATGTTCCCGTCTGCCCGGAAGTCGAATGCGGGCTCGGTGTGCCTCGGGAAACCATGCGGCTCGTCGGCGACATCGAAGCGCCGCGGCTGGTAACCACCCAAAGCGGTATCGACCATACGGCGCAAATGGTCACATGGGCGAGGCAACGCGCGCAAGCGCTTGAATCAGAAAACCTGTGCGGATTTATTTTTAAAAGCGATTCTCCCAGCAGCGGCATGGAGCGGGTCAAGGTATATGGAAAAAGCGGCATGCCAGTCAAAAAGGGCGTGGGCGTGTTTGCTCGAATTTTTATGGCGCATTTTCCGTTTTTGCCGGCGGAAGAAGAAGGGCGCCTTCATGATCCCGCGCTTCGAGAAAATTTTATTGAAAGGGTGTTCGTGTTCAAGCGATGGCGGGAACTTTTATCCGGGCAGAAAAAAAGAGGCGAGCTGGTCGCCTTTCATACCCATCACAAGCTAATGATACTCGCCCACAGCCCCGCGCATTACAAGGAAATGGGAAAACTCATCGCCAAAATCAAGGTCATACCTGCCGAAACACTTTATGATACCTATCAATCCCTGTTGATGGCGGCCCTGCAATTAAAAGCCACGCCCGCCAAAAACACCAATGTCCTTCAACACGTCCTAGGATATTTTAAAAAGCAACTCACCGGGGATGAAAAACAAGAGCTTCTCGATATCATCAGTCTTTACCAAAAACGCCATGTCCCGCTCATTGTGCCGGTGACCTTAATCAATCATTATGTGCAAAAATACAATCAACCCTATTTGAAGTCGCAATTTTTTTTATCCCCCCACCCTATTGAGCTAAACCTTAGAAATCATGCGTAA
- a CDS encoding pyrimidine dimer DNA glycosylase/endonuclease V, which yields MNIFVLDTDFERCARYHCDQHVVKMILESAQILCSALHIHGFNTPYKPTHLKHPCVLWAAASYDNFNWLKKLMVYLNKEYRYRFRKSMDHRSIDILGKINGMAYEARGLTPFVQAMPEKYQVPGDAVRAYRAYYIGEKLKFAKWRRRRRPPWTRALPF from the coding sequence ATGAATATTTTCGTGCTGGATACCGATTTTGAGCGCTGCGCCCGGTACCATTGCGATCAGCATGTCGTCAAAATGATACTTGAAAGCGCGCAAATTCTTTGTTCGGCACTTCACATTCATGGGTTTAACACCCCCTATAAACCAACCCATTTAAAGCATCCCTGCGTGCTGTGGGCAGCCGCCTCTTATGATAATTTCAATTGGCTGAAAAAATTGATGGTTTACCTTAACAAAGAATATCGATATCGTTTCAGAAAAAGCATGGATCACCGATCCATCGACATTCTCGGAAAAATTAACGGGATGGCCTATGAGGCCAGGGGGCTTACCCCATTTGTTCAAGCCATGCCGGAAAAATATCAGGTGCCCGGCGATGCGGTGCGCGCGTACCGAGCGTATTATATCGGCGAAAAACTCAAATTCGCAAAATGGCGAAGACGCAGGCGTCCTCCTTGGACACGGGCGTTACCCTTTTAA
- a CDS encoding SLC13 family permease, translated as MSVWVVSAILLLTLYLLISEQISAGLTGLGIMSLLVLFKILTPKEAVAGIANPAVITVGAMFIISKGMMRTGAVEFIGRRVIKLAKGNSTLALVVILLTIALASAFINNTPVVILFIPVVMTMCCEFGLSPSKFLIPISYASILAGTCTLIGTSTNIIISDLSAQYGYGPLGMFELSRLGVPIAIFGLIFLSFGAPRLLPSLSNPICRIQDNTHRRYLAELKIPRKSALIGQAPAQAFSKNYPDLEVLELIRYSHIYHPTRDTVEIAPDDLLLVKGSLNDLVAILHQEDVTLPRSEEGLSFNAGKDEPIVVELIISPQSQMLGQRLIETELMRNPDINIIAIKRSNLHFTERQLHDVRLKIGDIMLVWCFANKLGAIRAGKDYIMIEDVYEEIIHKRKTWISSIIFAGMITAATSGLADIMVCALLAAFLMILTGCLQMRDAYRALQGEVLLLIAGTIALGTAMAQTGTSQLYAHAFLRLLSGYSPPVILGGIILMTSISTQILSNNATAVLILPIAISAATSLGVDPKPFIVGVCFGASACFATPIGYQTNLLVYGPGGYRFSDYLKLGMPLNLMVLIAGALFIPRLWPF; from the coding sequence CTGACCCTTTATCTGCTCATTTCCGAACAGATATCAGCCGGACTGACCGGCCTCGGCATCATGTCCCTGCTGGTTCTCTTTAAAATCCTTACCCCCAAGGAGGCGGTAGCGGGCATTGCCAATCCCGCGGTGATCACGGTTGGCGCCATGTTCATTATCAGCAAGGGAATGATGCGAACCGGAGCCGTTGAATTTATCGGTCGACGCGTGATAAAGCTGGCCAAGGGCAATTCGACCCTCGCCCTGGTCGTGATTTTGCTCACAATCGCCCTTGCCTCCGCCTTTATCAACAACACCCCGGTGGTGATTCTCTTTATTCCCGTGGTCATGACCATGTGCTGCGAATTCGGCCTGAGCCCTTCCAAATTCCTGATACCCATTTCCTATGCGTCCATTCTTGCCGGCACCTGCACGCTCATCGGCACATCAACCAATATCATTATCAGTGATTTAAGCGCCCAATACGGTTATGGCCCACTGGGCATGTTTGAACTCTCTCGTCTTGGCGTTCCTATCGCGATTTTCGGCCTGATCTTCTTGTCTTTTGGGGCGCCGCGTTTATTGCCCTCGCTATCAAATCCGATCTGCCGAATTCAGGACAACACCCATCGCCGGTACCTGGCAGAGCTTAAAATTCCACGAAAAAGCGCCCTGATCGGCCAAGCGCCCGCACAGGCATTTTCCAAAAACTATCCAGATTTGGAAGTTCTTGAACTGATCAGGTATTCGCATATATACCACCCCACACGAGACACCGTCGAAATTGCGCCGGACGATCTGCTTCTGGTGAAAGGCTCCTTGAATGATCTGGTTGCCATTCTGCATCAGGAAGATGTGACACTACCCCGGTCCGAGGAAGGTCTATCCTTTAATGCCGGCAAAGACGAGCCGATTGTCGTGGAATTGATCATTTCGCCCCAATCCCAAATGTTGGGCCAGCGGCTTATTGAAACGGAGTTGATGCGAAACCCGGATATCAACATCATCGCCATCAAGAGAAGCAATTTGCATTTCACGGAAAGGCAACTTCATGATGTGCGCCTTAAGATCGGCGATATCATGCTGGTATGGTGCTTCGCCAATAAACTTGGCGCCATTCGGGCGGGCAAAGACTATATCATGATAGAAGATGTGTATGAGGAGATTATTCATAAACGAAAAACATGGATATCTTCGATCATATTTGCCGGCATGATCACGGCAGCCACTTCCGGATTGGCCGATATTATGGTGTGCGCGCTTCTGGCGGCATTTTTGATGATTCTAACGGGCTGCTTGCAGATGCGCGATGCGTACAGGGCGCTTCAGGGAGAAGTGTTGTTGCTCATTGCCGGAACCATCGCTCTAGGCACGGCCATGGCGCAAACCGGTACCAGCCAGCTCTATGCGCATGCTTTTTTACGGCTACTCTCGGGCTATTCCCCCCCTGTCATTTTGGGCGGCATCATCTTGATGACCAGCATCAGTACGCAAATATTAAGTAACAACGCCACGGCCGTTCTCATCTTGCCCATCGCCATCTCAGCGGCAACTTCACTGGGGGTGGATCCGAAACCGTTTATTGTCGGAGTTTGCTTCGGCGCCAGCGCGTGCTTTGCCACGCCCATCGGTTACCAGACGAACCTGCTGGTTTACGGCCCGGGCGGATACCGGTTCAGCGATTACCTGAAACTGGGCATGCCATTGAATCTGATGGTATTGATCGCCGGCGCCCTTTTTATTCCGCGCCTGTGGCCGTTTTAA